DNA sequence from the Fimbriimonadaceae bacterium genome:
CGGTCCAAACAAGCCTATCGCTTCTAATGGCACCAATGAAGGTCGTGCAAAGAATCGCCGGACCGACATTCTGGTCGTGCCTAAATAGGTTCGATGAAACCCCTCCTTGGTGTACGCGAAAAGATTTCTGGGCGGCTTGACTTCGCACTCGGGCTGTCCGGAATTCTTGTCGCCGTCGCAATATGGTGCTTCCTGACATACGGCGGCCATCTCAGGCCGTTATTTCTCCCATCTCCGAGTCAGCTTTACGAATCGCTTGCCGAATTCAATAGCCAAGGTTGGCTGCTTTCCGCCATTTGGAGAAGTTTTATAAGAGTTTCGTTGGCTTTAGTGATCGTTATTGCGATCGGTGTTCCTATCGGCATTCTGATGGGTGCGTTTACGCCCGTTGATGCCCTTTTGCGGAAGCTTGTTAATGGGGCCAAAAGTGTTCCTACGACAGGCTTGGTTGGGCTGATTGTGTTGTGGTTCAGTATTGAAGAAAAGGCCAAGATCGTTTTCTTGTTCCTCGGGTCGATTTTCTACATGATCATCCTGGTGCGTCAGGCAGTGCGATCCGTTAACGAAGATTTTCTTAAAGTTGCCATCGACATTGGGGCCACACGTTGGCAGTTGATTTGGAAAATTCTTCTCCCTGGGGCACTCCCAGCCATTTGGGAGGCAATCGCAGTGTGTAACGGCATCATGTGGACCTACATCGTTCTCGCGGAGTTCATCAACAACAGTGAGGATCAGATTGGCGTCGGTTATCTTTTGTATATTGGTAGCCGTACCCAAGAGTCGGGCAAGGTGTTCGGCATATTGTTAGTGGTTGCCATCATTTCCGCATCGACAGACTGGTTGTTAGGCGTAGTCAAACGGAGGTTTTTTGC
Encoded proteins:
- a CDS encoding ABC transporter permease, translated to MKPLLGVREKISGRLDFALGLSGILVAVAIWCFLTYGGHLRPLFLPSPSQLYESLAEFNSQGWLLSAIWRSFIRVSLALVIVIAIGVPIGILMGAFTPVDALLRKLVNGAKSVPTTGLVGLIVLWFSIEEKAKIVFLFLGSIFYMIILVRQAVRSVNEDFLKVAIDIGATRWQLIWKILLPGALPAIWEAIAVCNGIMWTYIVLAEFINNSEDQIGVGYLLYIGSRTQESGKVFGILLVVAIISASTDWLLGVVKRRFFAWS